One segment of Alistipes finegoldii DSM 17242 DNA contains the following:
- a CDS encoding helix-turn-helix domain-containing protein translates to MKYNYEIRLKAVKLVLEGGLSVREAGCHLGCGRSQVHLWVTLFERHGLAGLKLRHGSYSAEFKLSVLKHMHQNHLSLLETAVHFGIPGPFVIRQWERLYQNQGAEGLRRKPQRRRPAMSKSKTKKVKLKTTPHEELLKELEYLRAENAYLKKLQALVEERIVRESGKEPKPSKD, encoded by the coding sequence ATGAAATATAATTATGAGATTCGTTTAAAGGCCGTAAAACTGGTACTCGAAGGCGGACTTTCGGTTAGGGAAGCCGGATGTCACTTGGGCTGTGGCCGCTCGCAAGTTCACTTGTGGGTAACATTATTCGAGCGCCATGGCCTTGCCGGCCTTAAGCTGCGCCACGGTAGCTACAGTGCAGAATTTAAGTTGTCAGTTTTGAAGCATATGCACCAAAATCATCTATCTTTGCTGGAGACAGCAGTGCATTTCGGCATTCCGGGCCCTTTTGTTATTCGTCAATGGGAGCGGCTCTATCAAAACCAAGGTGCTGAAGGCCTGCGGCGTAAACCGCAAAGAAGGAGGCCGGCCATGAGTAAATCGAAGACTAAAAAAGTCAAACTCAAAACGACTCCGCACGAAGAGTTGCTTAAGGAACTGGAGTATCTTCGTGCCGAGAATGCTTACTTAAAAAAATTGCAGGCCTTAGTCGAGGAGCGCATTGTCCGCGAGAGCGGGAAAGAGCCCAAGCCATCGAAGGACTAA
- a CDS encoding fibronectin type III domain-containing protein, which translates to MKKLLPYLLLFILAGGGISCSDDDPTVPEPEAVMPPAPVASDITSDSFAISWEAVEGAVSYTYTLQHKNPHGAITVIVPETNTDALSAAFTDLKASTAYTFRIKALGDGEKTLDSEWCECPVTTDEPEYLSGPWVTFEVNYEERTSYYCRITATFTPNDKTVAYYATCVYGSYFDDDPDDPDFEPNTEEDMIGYLSAQKPISNNTLTESSWGYSTEYILAVVGVDADGNFGKLNWAKLKTPARSSSGDQGQSEAALRIQHVVVNSSELEGAPENCFATVYRFEPTAGARAFRYEDGYYKGDFAKKETSYWRQYFSSLANAYGEDYDGYYSGWKSSMDLEVSADGFYYYDVTFWDVSMANETFEVIYMAYDADGVPGVPACYTVTLPAEIPAVTPQQAPSAYKAAVAAANRLAHPQALPRRR; encoded by the coding sequence ATGAAAAAATTATTACCGTATCTGCTGCTTTTCATTTTGGCAGGGGGGGGGATTTCCTGCTCCGACGATGATCCGACCGTTCCGGAACCGGAAGCCGTGATGCCGCCGGCCCCGGTTGCATCGGACATCACCTCCGACTCCTTTGCAATCTCATGGGAAGCGGTCGAAGGAGCCGTATCGTACACCTATACCCTGCAGCATAAGAATCCCCACGGCGCAATCACGGTGATCGTTCCCGAAACCAACACCGATGCGCTCTCGGCAGCTTTCACCGACCTGAAAGCATCGACAGCCTACACTTTCCGCATCAAGGCGCTAGGCGACGGCGAAAAGACGCTCGACTCGGAGTGGTGCGAATGCCCGGTAACGACCGACGAACCAGAATATCTCTCAGGTCCGTGGGTGACGTTCGAAGTCAACTACGAAGAACGCACCAGCTATTACTGCCGCATCACGGCTACGTTTACCCCCAACGACAAGACCGTCGCCTATTACGCCACGTGCGTATACGGCAGCTATTTCGACGACGACCCGGACGATCCCGATTTCGAGCCTAACACCGAAGAGGACATGATCGGGTATCTGAGTGCCCAAAAACCCATCTCCAACAACACGCTGACCGAATCGTCTTGGGGATACTCCACCGAGTACATCCTCGCCGTAGTCGGCGTCGATGCCGACGGCAATTTCGGCAAGCTCAACTGGGCCAAACTCAAGACTCCGGCACGCTCGTCGTCGGGCGATCAGGGCCAGAGCGAGGCCGCGCTGCGCATCCAGCACGTGGTGGTCAACTCCTCCGAACTCGAAGGCGCCCCCGAAAACTGCTTCGCAACGGTATACCGTTTCGAACCGACCGCCGGCGCCCGCGCATTCCGCTACGAGGACGGCTACTACAAGGGCGATTTCGCCAAAAAGGAGACATCCTACTGGCGCCAGTATTTCTCGTCGCTCGCCAATGCCTACGGCGAAGACTACGACGGCTACTACTCCGGCTGGAAAAGCAGCATGGATCTGGAAGTGAGCGCCGACGGATTCTATTACTACGACGTCACGTTCTGGGACGTTTCGATGGCAAACGAAACCTTCGAAGTGATCTACATGGCCTACGATGCCGACGGCGTTCCCGGCGTCCCGGCCTGCTACACGGTGACCCTGCCCGCGGAGATACCCGCCGTAACGCCCCAGCAGGCACCTTCGGCATATAAGGCTGCGGTCGCAGCAGCCAACCGACTCGCACATCCGCAGGCCCTTCCCCGCCGCCGCTGA